A section of the Methanocellales archaeon genome encodes:
- a CDS encoding uracil phosphoribosyltransferase → MFAHRKLLNPVADEEYTNIQKTISKDVAYKAAEVLGEYTATDMLDFATLSKPDISRIYVKYRDGLPMASGMKKMLPNADVIYVTSERTGNNNNNVEISLLDTESIEGTNFDESSIMWLADPINARGNTAIKTMRYLRNYFPFDLVLFSHIVANTIGVKTVQTQVTDFNIDGYMNYTFLSKKINQATGFLKDALEVIPDFGDKVFGTVGADYPVYQMQKDIRRLLKTKAGDIEVLKGVIIYLLQRRENEDYKVDRRVVWATRLWIKEAIIWYKKLRDLQINIDIEQHFDFIIDDLVNRGFLGYKKYPYKDTYAYHYYVTEEGVNISSASYLPILDELKILRIINKDFDYLVHIPANEIRKQVHKYGS, encoded by the coding sequence ATGTTTGCCCATAGAAAATTACTAAACCCAGTAGCTGATGAAGAATATACTAATATTCAAAAAACAATCAGCAAAGACGTAGCATACAAAGCAGCAGAAGTACTTGGAGAATATACTGCCACAGATATGCTTGATTTTGCCACTTTAAGTAAGCCCGATATTAGTAGAATTTATGTTAAATATCGTGATGGGTTACCCATGGCATCCGGTATGAAAAAAATGTTGCCGAATGCAGATGTGATTTATGTAACCTCTGAAAGGACAGGCAATAACAACAATAATGTCGAAATTTCGCTGTTAGATACAGAATCAATAGAAGGAACAAATTTTGATGAGAGCAGTATTATGTGGCTTGCAGATCCCATAAACGCTCGTGGAAATACTGCGATAAAAACAATGAGATACCTACGCAACTATTTTCCTTTTGATTTAGTATTATTCTCACATATTGTAGCCAACACCATAGGAGTGAAAACAGTTCAAACACAAGTAACAGATTTTAATATCGATGGTTACATGAATTATACATTTTTATCTAAGAAAATAAATCAAGCTACTGGATTTCTAAAGGATGCTTTAGAGGTAATCCCTGATTTTGGAGATAAGGTTTTTGGAACAGTTGGCGCTGACTATCCTGTTTATCAGATGCAGAAAGATATACGGCGTTTATTAAAGACAAAAGCAGGAGATATTGAAGTTTTAAAAGGCGTCATAATATACTTGCTTCAAAGACGCGAAAATGAGGATTATAAAGTTGATAGACGAGTTGTGTGGGCTACTAGATTATGGATAAAAGAAGCAATTATTTGGTACAAAAAATTACGAGACTTGCAGATTAATATAGATATTGAACAACATTTTGATTTTATTATAGACGATTTAGTAAATAGAGGTTTTTTAGGCTATAAAAAATATCCATACAAAGATACCTATGCTTACCACTATTATGTGACAGAAGAAGGAGTAAACATATCTTCAGCATCCTATCTTCCAATTTTAGATGAACTAAAGATACTAAGAATCATAAACAAAGATTTTGATTATTTAGTCCACATCCCTGCGAATGAGATTCGTAAACAAGTCCATAAATATGGTTCATAG
- a CDS encoding thiolase domain-containing protein: protein MREVAIIGVGCTNFGEMWDRSFRDIFVEAGLSALEDASVEGEEIDALFVGNMSAGKFVDQEHIGALIADYSGLASLHMPSIRLEAACASGGVALSQGVLAVASGYHDIVVAGGAEKMTDVGTGGAIDALASAADREWEVLMGATFPGLYAMMARMHMHKYSTTREQLAMVAVKNHLNATMNPKAQYRGEISVEDVMGSSLVADPLRILDCSPITDGAAAVVLAPAEIAKKYTDSPVYIKASTQATDTISLHDRRDITTLDATVYAAKKAYKIASIRPSDIDLAEVHDCFTIAEICAIEDLGFVPKGNGGPATEDGLTALDGKIPVNPSGGLKACGHPVGATGIKQAVEVVLQLRGEAGKRQVSGAEVGLTHNVGGTGGTAVVHILSINR, encoded by the coding sequence GTGAGAGAGGTTGCGATCATTGGGGTGGGATGCACAAATTTCGGTGAGATGTGGGATCGATCCTTTCGGGATATCTTCGTCGAAGCAGGGCTGAGCGCACTGGAGGATGCATCCGTCGAGGGAGAGGAAATCGATGCCCTTTTTGTGGGAAACATGAGCGCAGGCAAATTCGTCGACCAGGAGCACATAGGTGCCCTAATAGCGGACTACTCAGGACTGGCCTCGCTACATATGCCCTCCATTCGCTTAGAGGCGGCCTGCGCCTCGGGCGGAGTTGCATTATCGCAGGGAGTGCTTGCGGTCGCTTCTGGATACCATGATATCGTAGTGGCAGGGGGCGCGGAAAAGATGACTGATGTGGGGACAGGAGGGGCAATAGATGCGCTCGCTTCGGCTGCTGACAGAGAATGGGAAGTGCTTATGGGCGCGACTTTTCCGGGCTTATATGCAATGATGGCGAGAATGCACATGCACAAATACAGCACGACGAGAGAGCAACTTGCCATGGTGGCGGTGAAAAACCACCTTAACGCGACGATGAATCCAAAAGCGCAATATCGTGGAGAAATATCGGTTGAGGATGTCATGGGCTCTTCTCTTGTCGCAGACCCTCTTAGAATTCTGGATTGCTCGCCCATAACAGACGGTGCAGCAGCTGTAGTGCTTGCACCAGCTGAGATTGCAAAAAAGTACACCGATTCTCCGGTGTACATAAAGGCATCAACACAGGCGACTGATACCATATCCCTCCATGATCGACGAGACATTACTACGTTAGATGCAACAGTATATGCGGCCAAAAAAGCATATAAAATAGCATCCATCAGGCCGAGCGATATAGACTTGGCAGAAGTGCATGATTGTTTCACGATAGCTGAAATTTGCGCGATAGAGGACCTTGGCTTCGTTCCAAAAGGCAATGGTGGACCTGCCACCGAAGATGGCTTGACAGCTTTGGATGGAAAAATTCCGGTGAACCCCTCTGGAGGCTTAAAGGCATGCGGACACCCGGTTGGAGCGACAGGCATAAAACAAGCAGTTGAGGTAGTCCTTCAGTTAAGAGGAGAGGCTGGCAAGCGGCAAGTTAGTGGCGCAGAGGTGGGTCTAACGCACAACGTTGGTGGAACCGGTGGAACAGCAGTGGTGCATATACTGAGCATAAACAGGTGA
- a CDS encoding FxLYD domain-containing protein: MVRKMEKKVAVLLITMLTVGLVVGYAIGGLVDQTTEAVPETPPETTVSPETTKQLQTLQSQVDDKEKQVNELLRQVSALQKQVESLQQQVADKDEKISELESQITTPTTPVNGPAPTEKPEVKGMELKVLNSTISPNGVVKGEVQSVGSEKIKTAVITVKFYDAEGKSVDTRKAYINDIDPGETREFRTLLGINATRYEIYEIEYRS; encoded by the coding sequence ATGGTAAGAAAAATGGAAAAGAAAGTGGCAGTCCTGCTAATAACAATGTTAACAGTGGGATTAGTAGTAGGCTATGCAATTGGTGGATTGGTAGACCAAACCACAGAAGCTGTTCCAGAAACACCTCCAGAAACAACGGTTTCCCCAGAAACAACAAAACAATTACAGACCTTACAATCTCAGGTAGATGACAAAGAAAAGCAAGTTAATGAACTTCTGCGGCAAGTCAGCGCTCTCCAAAAACAAGTAGAAAGTCTACAACAACAAGTAGCCGATAAAGATGAAAAGATTTCTGAACTAGAATCTCAAATTACAACACCAACAACTCCAGTTAATGGTCCGGCTCCGACGGAAAAACCAGAAGTAAAAGGCATGGAATTAAAAGTATTGAATTCCACGATTTCACCTAATGGTGTGGTAAAAGGAGAAGTTCAAAGTGTAGGATCAGAAAAAATAAAAACAGCCGTTATAACGGTAAAGTTCTATGATGCCGAGGGGAAAAGCGTAGATACTAGAAAGGCCTATATTAATGACATTGATCCTGGGGAGACTAGAGAGTTTCGTACTTTGCTTGGCATTAATGCCACAAGATACGAAATCTACGAAATTGAGTACCGGAGTTAA
- the pyrB gene encoding aspartate carbamoyltransferase, with the protein MFAKKHIISMRDFSRAEIDHILQRAEALETFASERSSDILAGKILAMLFYEPSTRTRLSFETAMKRLGGETINMVSTEASSAAKGEMLADTIRVVGEYADVIVLRHPKEGSTRMSAEMSDVPIINAGDGAGHHPTQTLLDLYTIKRESHLRNLNIALIGDLKYGRTVHSLVYALSLYGAKISLVSPEQLCIPGDIKEDLTKSGIDVYETTKLEEVMEDADVVYVTRIQKERFPDLSEYQKVAGSYRISLKSLKNCKEDMIIMHPLPRVDEIDTEVDSTKHAKYFKQAFYGVPVRMAVLSLVLGCDV; encoded by the coding sequence ATGTTTGCCAAAAAACACATCATTTCGATGAGGGATTTCTCCCGAGCGGAAATCGATCATATCCTTCAAAGGGCTGAAGCGCTTGAGACATTTGCTTCGGAAAGGAGCTCGGACATATTAGCTGGTAAGATTTTGGCGATGTTGTTCTATGAGCCCTCTACCCGCACCAGACTTTCTTTTGAGACCGCTATGAAGCGACTGGGCGGGGAGACCATCAACATGGTCTCTACCGAGGCCAGTTCGGCGGCAAAAGGTGAGATGCTGGCAGATACTATCCGGGTAGTCGGGGAATACGCGGATGTCATAGTTCTACGTCATCCAAAAGAAGGCTCTACAAGGATGTCAGCAGAGATGTCAGACGTTCCCATCATAAATGCTGGCGATGGTGCAGGTCATCATCCAACCCAGACATTGCTCGATCTCTACACTATCAAACGAGAGAGCCATCTTCGCAACCTGAACATAGCGCTAATTGGCGATCTTAAATACGGTCGGACCGTTCACTCACTCGTTTATGCCCTGTCTTTATATGGTGCTAAAATATCTTTGGTTTCACCGGAACAGCTGTGCATACCAGGTGACATCAAAGAGGATCTGACCAAAAGCGGAATAGATGTCTATGAAACCACCAAATTGGAAGAGGTTATGGAGGATGCTGACGTCGTCTATGTCACGCGTATACAAAAGGAAAGGTTCCCAGACCTGAGCGAGTACCAAAAGGTTGCAGGAAGCTATCGAATTTCTTTAAAATCCCTGAAAAATTGCAAAGAAGATATGATAATCATGCACCCTCTCCCACGAGTGGACGAGATAGACACGGAGGTGGATTCTACGAAGCATGCTAAATATTTCAAGCAAGCTTTTTATGGCGTTCCAGTCAGGATGGCAGTTTTGTCCTTGGTGCTGGGGTGTGATGTATGA
- a CDS encoding hydroxymethylglutaryl-CoA reductase, degradative: protein MKKTSRISGLYKLSPQERLEKVKEFADLDEESVENIRKSGALSIDQADKMIENVIGVMELPLGIATNFVINGKDRLIPMAIEEPSVIAAASNGAKMARDKGGFTANTTEQIMIGQIQLICEDLEGAKNSILGARKKILDIANEQNPILFKLGGGAKDIEVRIIETSTGKMVITHLLVDCRDAMGANTVNTMCEAVAPLLERLTSGRAYLRIVSNLADQRLARSKAVFSKKALGGDDAVDAILQAYYFAAADPYRCATHNKGIMNGVTAVALATGNDARALEAGAHAYASLSGKYGPLTTYEKNEDGDLVGTIELPLAVGLVGGATKVHPVAIANLRILGVKTASELAEVMASVGLAQNLAALRALATEGIQRGHMSLHAKNIAVMAGSTGDMVDKVASALVREGQIRLDRAKELLEELSEGKE from the coding sequence ATGAAAAAAACGTCAAGGATTTCCGGTTTATATAAACTCAGTCCCCAGGAAAGGTTAGAAAAGGTGAAGGAATTCGCCGACTTGGATGAAGAATCGGTTGAAAATATCAGGAAAAGTGGTGCACTGAGTATCGATCAAGCAGATAAAATGATCGAGAACGTAATTGGAGTCATGGAACTTCCTTTGGGGATTGCTACAAACTTCGTCATCAATGGAAAAGACCGCCTCATACCAATGGCGATAGAAGAGCCCTCTGTCATCGCGGCTGCCAGCAATGGTGCCAAAATGGCGAGGGATAAGGGAGGGTTTACAGCCAACACCACAGAGCAGATAATGATCGGACAGATTCAACTGATTTGCGAGGACCTAGAGGGGGCAAAAAATTCCATCTTGGGTGCAAGAAAAAAAATCTTGGATATAGCGAACGAGCAAAATCCCATCCTATTCAAACTTGGCGGCGGAGCCAAAGACATCGAGGTAAGGATCATTGAAACTTCTACAGGCAAAATGGTAATCACTCATTTGCTTGTGGATTGCAGAGATGCCATGGGGGCCAATACGGTCAATACGATGTGCGAGGCGGTGGCACCCCTCCTTGAGCGACTGACATCCGGCAGGGCGTATCTCCGGATAGTGTCCAACCTGGCAGACCAGCGATTGGCAAGGTCAAAAGCAGTTTTTTCCAAAAAGGCACTAGGGGGAGATGATGCCGTTGATGCTATCCTCCAGGCCTATTATTTTGCCGCTGCAGATCCGTATCGATGCGCAACCCACAATAAGGGCATAATGAATGGCGTTACTGCAGTAGCCTTAGCGACTGGCAATGATGCCAGAGCCTTAGAAGCGGGCGCGCACGCATATGCATCTCTCTCTGGCAAATATGGTCCCCTGACAACATATGAAAAAAATGAAGATGGAGATCTGGTTGGGACGATAGAATTGCCACTTGCAGTTGGCCTAGTTGGCGGCGCAACCAAGGTGCATCCAGTAGCTATTGCTAACTTGAGGATTCTCGGGGTTAAAACCGCCTCGGAGCTGGCAGAGGTCATGGCATCGGTGGGCTTGGCACAAAATCTTGCTGCTCTACGCGCTTTAGCGACAGAAGGGATACAGAGAGGTCACATGTCTCTGCATGCAAAAAACATTGCAGTCATGGCAGGCTCAACCGGCGATATGGTGGATAAGGTCGCAAGCGCTCTGGTTAGAGAAGGACAAATAAGATTGGACAGGGCCAAAGAGCTTCTAGAAGAGCTGTCAGAGGGTAAGGAATGA
- the dut gene encoding dUTP diphosphatase, whose product MSKEKARFVIKIKRLDPAAQIPRYEYLSDSGTDIYAVADCTLQPFERKAIPTGLCAEVLSGFELQIRPRSGLSLESGITVLNTPGTIDSGYRGEIKVILINLSSEKYQIKKGQKIAQLVVAPVIHANFKEVEELSESERGTRGFGSTDVV is encoded by the coding sequence ATGTCAAAAGAAAAAGCTCGCTTTGTAATCAAGATCAAACGATTGGACCCTGCCGCCCAGATCCCTCGATACGAATATTTGAGTGACTCGGGAACAGATATCTACGCGGTAGCTGATTGTACGTTGCAACCGTTCGAAAGAAAGGCAATTCCTACAGGTCTCTGTGCTGAAGTGCTTTCTGGCTTCGAGTTGCAAATTCGGCCAAGGAGCGGACTATCTCTTGAGAGCGGGATAACTGTGCTGAACACTCCTGGAACTATTGATTCTGGCTATAGAGGAGAGATCAAAGTCATATTGATAAATCTAAGCTCAGAAAAATATCAAATCAAAAAGGGTCAGAAAATCGCCCAGCTAGTGGTTGCTCCTGTTATCCATGCCAACTTCAAAGAAGTAGAGGAATTGTCTGAGTCAGAGCGGGGTACTAGAGGGTTCGGGTCTACCGACGTAGTTTAG
- a CDS encoding Zn-ribbon domain-containing OB-fold protein → MAVPRFWRKILARYNLIGTKCLTCEKCYFPPRTTCPACRRAGKIKTHKFEGIGEVVTYTIIHSASEGFDRQTPYVLAIIRLDEGPCMTAQIVCDPDEIEIGMKVQSIFRKIAEEGPDGVICYGTKFMPKR, encoded by the coding sequence ATGGCAGTCCCACGATTTTGGAGAAAGATACTTGCAAGGTATAACTTGATAGGAACCAAGTGCTTGACATGCGAGAAATGCTACTTTCCGCCACGTACAACGTGTCCGGCTTGTAGAAGGGCGGGTAAGATAAAGACGCACAAGTTCGAAGGCATCGGCGAAGTCGTCACTTATACCATAATCCATTCTGCTTCAGAAGGTTTTGATAGACAAACCCCTTATGTGCTTGCGATAATCCGGTTGGATGAGGGGCCATGCATGACAGCTCAGATAGTCTGTGACCCTGATGAGATCGAAATCGGCATGAAGGTGCAATCCATTTTTAGAAAAATAGCTGAGGAAGGTCCAGATGGAGTTATTTGCTACGGCACAAAGTTCATGCCAAAGAGGTAA
- a CDS encoding DUF6293 family protein, with product MLQRITHVVPIGFEEDRAVYGFINLSANRIYLLIDEKEGAWGIEARKHADAVKERLNKMAFDKNNIISVFFDPTEFESSKNAVLDILEKEKDASKVYLNISTSTKLCAVAFTLAAIDYDNALLYYVVPEKYNLPSGGSPFSSGATRVEVFSPKVDIKFSEWEKEILNALAVNKVSSLGELNKILVPDDMSKAVCAKLSYYVRKLQEKRYVDFKKGKSIILTERGRGLVKPIKDDAEVISG from the coding sequence ATGTTACAAAGAATTACACATGTCGTACCTATCGGTTTTGAAGAAGATAGGGCAGTTTATGGCTTTATAAATTTGAGTGCAAATAGAATCTATTTATTGATAGATGAGAAAGAAGGGGCATGGGGAATAGAAGCACGAAAGCATGCCGATGCAGTAAAAGAAAGATTGAATAAAATGGCATTTGATAAAAATAACATAATTAGTGTATTTTTTGATCCAACGGAATTTGAATCGTCTAAGAATGCCGTACTTGATATTTTAGAAAAGGAAAAGGATGCATCGAAAGTTTATTTAAATATATCGACTTCTACTAAGTTATGCGCTGTAGCCTTTACGTTAGCTGCAATTGATTATGATAATGCGTTGTTATATTATGTTGTACCAGAAAAATATAATCTCCCTTCTGGAGGTTCTCCATTCTCTTCTGGTGCAACTAGAGTTGAGGTTTTCTCACCGAAAGTGGACATAAAGTTTAGTGAATGGGAGAAAGAAATTTTAAACGCTCTTGCAGTGAATAAGGTGTCTAGTTTGGGTGAATTGAATAAAATACTTGTGCCAGATGATATGAGCAAAGCTGTGTGTGCCAAGCTTAGCTATTATGTGAGAAAGCTTCAAGAAAAAAGATATGTTGATTTTAAAAAGGGTAAGTCAATTATATTAACTGAACGTGGAAGGGGTTTGGTAAAACCGATTAAAGATGATGCGGAGGTTATATCGGGTTAA
- a CDS encoding hydroxymethylglutaryl-CoA synthase, translating to MSIGITSYGVYIPRYRIKVEEIARVWGDDPENIKRGLGVCEKSVPDMDEDTATIAVEAARNAIRRNSINPKKVGAIYVGSESHPYAVKPTATIVAEAIGATPYLTVADFEFACKAGTAAIQACMGEVAAGFIEYGMAIGSDVSQAAPGDALEYTTAAGGAAYIIGKKNLIAEIEDTFSFTTDTPDFWRREGMSYPLHGGRFTGEPAYFRHIVSATKGLMEKIDVKPGDYDFVVFHQPNGKFPLRVAKKLGFTKEQIQPGLVVPTLGNTYSASSLIGLAAVFDKAEPGSRILMTSFGSGAGSDSFSMVITEGIEEMRDKAPTVQELLKGALYLDYALYAKHKGVM from the coding sequence ATGAGTATCGGAATCACAAGTTATGGGGTATATATCCCTCGTTACAGGATCAAGGTAGAGGAAATTGCGAGAGTGTGGGGTGATGATCCCGAAAACATCAAAAGAGGGTTAGGGGTATGTGAAAAATCAGTGCCTGATATGGATGAGGACACTGCGACAATCGCAGTCGAGGCAGCTAGAAACGCCATTCGTCGCAACAGCATAAATCCTAAAAAAGTGGGGGCGATCTATGTGGGATCAGAGAGTCACCCTTATGCTGTTAAGCCAACCGCGACCATAGTTGCAGAGGCGATTGGAGCGACACCTTATTTAACCGTGGCGGATTTCGAGTTCGCTTGCAAAGCTGGCACTGCTGCGATCCAAGCTTGTATGGGTGAAGTTGCTGCCGGGTTTATCGAGTATGGCATGGCAATTGGGTCAGATGTCTCACAGGCTGCGCCCGGGGACGCTCTTGAATATACGACAGCAGCAGGAGGTGCTGCGTATATCATCGGAAAAAAGAACCTCATAGCTGAAATAGAAGACACTTTTTCTTTTACGACTGACACACCGGACTTCTGGCGCCGTGAGGGGATGAGCTATCCACTACATGGCGGCAGATTTACTGGCGAGCCAGCGTATTTTAGGCACATCGTTTCCGCGACAAAGGGGTTAATGGAAAAGATCGATGTGAAGCCGGGCGACTACGACTTTGTGGTATTTCATCAACCTAACGGAAAATTCCCTCTTCGCGTAGCAAAAAAACTTGGATTCACCAAAGAGCAGATTCAACCGGGCTTAGTAGTGCCAACGTTAGGCAACACCTACTCTGCTTCGTCCTTGATCGGTCTTGCAGCTGTTTTCGATAAGGCGGAGCCGGGCTCCAGAATACTCATGACATCATTTGGATCTGGAGCAGGTAGCGATTCATTTAGCATGGTTATCACTGAGGGGATAGAAGAAATGAGAGATAAAGCGCCAACCGTCCAGGAATTATTGAAGGGTGCACTATACTTAGACTATGCACTATATGCAAAGCACAAAGGTGTGATGTAG
- a CDS encoding helix-turn-helix domain-containing protein translates to MSAKDIRRRLAEKMAGEITLSEDPGETLKKWRKNFEISQIDLSKYLEISPSVISDYESGRRKSPGTLIVGRIVDALLELDLKKGGKKLSSYGNILRSGFDANAIYDMYEYSTPLLLENFAELIQAEKIVGNFNKVINGYTVIDSIKAILELSSNEFYRLYGWSTERALIFTKLSTGKSPMVAIRVANLKPGAVVLQGLSRSEIDMTARKIAEIEQIPLMSTTLPIQQLIEVLRSGK, encoded by the coding sequence ATGAGTGCTAAAGACATCCGTAGGAGATTGGCAGAGAAAATGGCAGGGGAAATCACACTATCCGAGGACCCCGGTGAAACCCTTAAAAAGTGGCGAAAAAACTTTGAAATTTCACAGATAGATCTCTCAAAATATCTAGAGATATCTCCCTCTGTCATCAGTGACTATGAGTCTGGAAGGAGGAAGTCCCCTGGTACCTTGATCGTTGGCAGAATAGTAGATGCATTACTAGAATTAGACTTGAAAAAAGGAGGTAAAAAACTTAGCTCCTATGGGAATATCTTGCGTAGTGGATTCGATGCCAATGCAATTTATGACATGTATGAATATTCGACGCCGCTTCTACTTGAGAATTTCGCAGAACTCATCCAGGCCGAGAAGATAGTTGGAAATTTCAACAAGGTGATCAACGGCTATACCGTCATAGACAGCATAAAAGCGATTCTGGAATTATCCTCAAATGAATTCTACAGACTTTATGGGTGGTCTACAGAGAGAGCACTGATTTTCACCAAGCTATCTACCGGTAAATCTCCGATGGTGGCTATCAGGGTAGCTAACCTAAAACCCGGGGCTGTCGTACTCCAAGGACTTAGCAGATCAGAGATAGATATGACGGCGAGAAAGATAGCAGAAATAGAGCAAATCCCATTAATGAGTACCACACTCCCCATACAACAACTTATCGAAGTTTTGAGGAGTGGAAAATGA
- the pyrI gene encoding aspartate carbamoyltransferase regulatory subunit, with product MKRELRVHPIRNGTVIDHIAPGQALNVLKILGIVGTSDAVVSAVMNVQSKKMPTKDIVKVEDRELKPHEVDKIALIAPLATINIIRDYKVSKKDKVILPDAVAGVVRCANPNCISNTHEPVISKFTIDKSQSQIRLRCVYCERTISEDIAEHLL from the coding sequence ATGAAAAGAGAGCTGCGCGTCCATCCTATCCGAAACGGTACCGTAATAGATCACATCGCACCTGGCCAAGCATTAAACGTGCTTAAGATACTTGGCATCGTCGGTACCTCCGATGCCGTAGTCAGCGCAGTTATGAATGTGCAGTCCAAGAAGATGCCTACAAAAGACATCGTAAAAGTTGAGGATCGAGAGCTAAAGCCGCATGAAGTGGACAAGATTGCTCTGATTGCGCCTTTAGCCACCATCAATATCATACGCGACTATAAGGTATCCAAAAAAGACAAGGTAATTTTGCCAGATGCTGTCGCTGGTGTCGTGAGGTGTGCTAACCCGAATTGCATCTCGAACACACACGAGCCGGTAATATCCAAGTTCACCATTGACAAGTCTCAGAGTCAAATAAGGCTGAGGTGCGTCTATTGTGAGAGAACGATCTCTGAGGACATCGCAGAGCATCTTTTGTGA
- the panB gene encoding 3-methyl-2-oxobutanoate hydroxymethyltransferase, whose amino-acid sequence MKIDKILVPRLMEMKGSGKKITMLTAYDYPLAQILDEAGIDILLVGDSLGNVILGYESTIPVTMEDIIHHTKAVSRGVKNALVVGDLPFLSYFSAEEALRNSGRLIQAGAEAVKLEGGSAFEDKIRALTEAGIPVMGHIGLTPQSLHQMGGYKVQGKTPEAAKKILDDAKAVERAGAFSIILEGMPSNLAKNITEELKVPTIGIGAGPHCDGQVLVTHDLLGFYDFAPRFVKRYANLRTVILEASRKYKEEVEEGAFPTDQYSYD is encoded by the coding sequence ATGAAAATAGATAAAATCTTGGTGCCAAGACTGATGGAGATGAAAGGATCCGGAAAAAAAATTACCATGCTTACTGCCTATGATTATCCACTAGCGCAGATATTGGATGAAGCCGGAATCGATATCTTGTTGGTGGGAGACTCCCTGGGGAACGTGATATTGGGCTATGAGAGCACCATTCCCGTGACGATGGAAGATATCATCCATCACACAAAAGCGGTTTCCAGGGGCGTAAAGAATGCTTTGGTTGTTGGCGATCTGCCCTTCCTGTCATACTTCAGCGCAGAAGAGGCTTTGAGAAATTCCGGCAGATTGATTCAAGCGGGTGCTGAAGCCGTTAAATTAGAGGGCGGCTCTGCATTCGAGGACAAAATAAGAGCGCTGACCGAAGCAGGCATCCCTGTCATGGGGCACATTGGCTTGACGCCTCAATCCCTGCATCAGATGGGTGGATATAAAGTTCAGGGCAAGACCCCCGAAGCTGCAAAAAAGATACTGGATGATGCAAAAGCTGTTGAAAGGGCAGGAGCCTTTTCAATCATACTGGAAGGAATGCCCTCAAACCTGGCAAAAAATATCACTGAGGAACTAAAGGTGCCCACCATTGGCATTGGCGCAGGGCCTCACTGTGACGGACAGGTCTTGGTAACCCACGATCTCCTGGGGTTTTATGACTTCGCTCCAAGATTCGTGAAGAGATATGCAAATTTGAGAACCGTTATTTTAGAGGCATCCAGAAAATATAAAGAAGAGGTGGAGGAGGGAGCGTTTCCCACAGATCAGTATAGTTATGATTGA